Proteins encoded in a region of the Phycisphaerae bacterium genome:
- a CDS encoding ABC transporter permease yields MNKAKEKNNVPKIKGRSYWADSLRQLRKHKLAMYSLGIIVVYILVVMFIYLANWTKIDVPFLDWNQQVGKEYERPNKQNILGTDFLGRSVLRKTIYGARVSLTVAFWASIISMSIGVPLGAAAGYFRGFIDDIVVWLYTTLSSIPYILLILAFALVLRGKTLSLHWLGLGTISLSGISTVYLAIGLTSWVGICRLIRGEVMKHKERDYILAAQSYGCGSSRIIFRHLIPNVFHLIIISFSLQFVGFIQAEVILSFLGLGEKNSPSWGAMIDAARLDLPKGYWWEMTAATAAIFIISLALNIFGDALRDSLDPKLKVQ; encoded by the coding sequence TTGAATAAGGCAAAAGAAAAAAACAATGTTCCGAAGATTAAAGGCCGAAGCTACTGGGCCGACAGCCTCAGACAATTGCGCAAGCATAAGCTCGCTATGTATTCACTGGGCATAATAGTCGTTTATATCCTTGTCGTAATGTTTATCTATCTGGCCAATTGGACAAAAATCGATGTGCCATTTCTGGACTGGAACCAGCAGGTCGGCAAAGAATATGAAAGGCCGAACAAACAAAATATTTTAGGCACCGATTTTCTTGGCCGTTCTGTTTTGCGAAAAACCATATACGGAGCGAGAGTTTCCCTGACCGTTGCCTTTTGGGCATCCATCATCAGTATGTCAATAGGCGTTCCTCTCGGCGCCGCGGCAGGATACTTCCGCGGCTTCATCGACGACATAGTCGTGTGGCTCTATACGACATTAAGCTCTATTCCCTATATTCTGCTTATCCTCGCTTTCGCTCTTGTGCTCAGGGGGAAAACGCTCAGCCTCCATTGGCTGGGTCTCGGCACAATATCGCTTTCAGGCATATCGACCGTTTACCTTGCAATCGGCCTGACAAGCTGGGTGGGCATTTGCCGGCTTATCCGCGGCGAGGTTATGAAACATAAAGAGCGGGATTATATTTTAGCGGCACAATCTTACGGATGCGGCAGTTCGAGGATAATTTTCAGACATCTTATCCCGAATGTTTTTCATCTGATTATAATCAGCTTTTCCCTGCAGTTCGTCGGGTTCATACAGGCTGAGGTGATTTTGAGTTTTCTGGGACTGGGCGAAAAAAACAGTCCGAGCTGGGGCGCTATGATTGACGCGGCAAGGCTGGATTTGCCCAAGGGCTACTGGTGGGAAATGACGGCGGCCACCGCGGCAATATTTATTATTTCGCTGGCATTAAATATATTCGGCGACGCTCTTAGAGATTCGCTCGACCCGAAACTGAAGGTGCAATAA
- a CDS encoding ABC transporter permease: protein MIAYIIRRLLYTIPIIFGVLLVTFILFNVVSGDVSDQIAGKAASAETIKEIRAEYGWDKPLFLSWDSQFINHLKNCLTFQFGRSWSDRELIITKIAQGALPSLSLTVPMFIGEVAISISLALIVAFFRGTIIDIMSVFICVVLMSVPFLSFILFGQYFLAFKWGLFPVYFWPDLPLPQYVALPVLIGIIAGLGGNLRFYRTVMLDELRNDYVRTAFAKGLSSRSVLFRHVLKNAMIPIITQVILAIPFLFLGSLLLERFFGIPGLGYLMIDAIGARDFQVINAMTFIGAILFVVFNLITDICYSIVDPRVSFE from the coding sequence ATGATTGCATATATAATAAGACGACTGCTTTATACGATTCCGATAATTTTCGGAGTCCTCCTGGTAACGTTTATATTGTTCAACGTTGTCAGCGGGGATGTGTCCGACCAGATAGCAGGCAAAGCGGCATCGGCAGAAACCATAAAAGAAATCCGTGCCGAATACGGCTGGGACAAGCCTTTGTTTCTGTCGTGGGACAGCCAGTTTATAAACCATTTGAAAAACTGCCTGACATTCCAGTTCGGCAGGTCCTGGAGCGACCGCGAACTGATAATCACTAAAATCGCACAAGGCGCGCTGCCGTCTTTGTCGCTGACGGTTCCGATGTTTATCGGCGAAGTTGCAATATCAATCAGCCTGGCGCTGATAGTCGCTTTCTTCCGCGGGACGATAATCGATATTATGTCGGTATTTATATGCGTTGTGCTGATGAGCGTTCCGTTTTTGAGTTTTATTCTGTTCGGACAGTATTTCCTGGCCTTCAAATGGGGACTGTTCCCTGTTTATTTCTGGCCGGATTTGCCTTTGCCGCAATATGTCGCGCTGCCTGTTCTTATAGGCATCATCGCAGGGCTTGGCGGAAACCTGCGATTTTACCGCACTGTTATGCTCGATGAATTACGCAACGATTATGTCCGAACGGCTTTCGCCAAAGGACTCAGCAGCCGTTCGGTTCTTTTCCGTCACGTTCTCAAAAACGCGATGATACCTATTATCACACAGGTTATCCTGGCAATACCATTTTTGTTTTTAGGTTCGCTGCTGTTAGAAAGATTTTTCGGGATTCCGGGACTTGGATACCTGATGATTGACGCCATCGGAGCGCGGGATTTTCAGGTTATAAACGCAATGACGTTCATCGGGGCAATCCTGTTTGTCGTGTTCAACCTGATTACCGATATATGTTATTCAATTGTGGACCCGAGGGTAAGCTTTGAATAA